A genome region from Pseudomonadota bacterium includes the following:
- a CDS encoding cell division protein SepF, with amino-acid sequence MAVGMLERVRRFFALEESDSYSISSSSIEALQQHPQMSAPVRQMNRSNIVNLPLRRPGAQQIVLLEPSSFGEAREVAEALKQKKPIIVNVRKTDKDLARRIVDFLSGIAYAIDGHMTKIADSIYIFAPATVEIVSQGDQPDYQKEQDSLFNSGG; translated from the coding sequence ATGGCCGTTGGTATGCTCGAGCGCGTACGCCGCTTCTTTGCACTCGAAGAGTCTGACAGCTACTCCATCAGCAGCAGCAGCATCGAGGCCCTTCAGCAGCATCCTCAGATGTCGGCCCCCGTTCGTCAGATGAATCGCTCCAACATCGTGAACCTGCCGCTCCGGCGCCCGGGCGCGCAGCAGATCGTTCTCCTTGAGCCCTCGTCGTTCGGTGAGGCGCGTGAGGTCGCTGAGGCGCTCAAGCAGAAGAAGCCCATCATCGTGAACGTGCGCAAGACCGACAAGGACCTTGCGCGACGCATCGTCGACTTCCTCAGTGGAATCGCCTACGCCATCGACGGTCACATGACCAAGATTGCCGACAGCATCTACATCTTCGCGCCTGCCACGGTCGAGATCGTGAGTCAGGGCGATCAGCCCGACTACCAGAAGGAACAAGACAGCCTTTTCAACTCCGGCGGGTAG
- a CDS encoding YggS family pyridoxal phosphate-dependent enzyme: MAQVASSLNIQHIRETGGDGAVQTAQAPSSIAASYERVTTRIRRTCDRLGIRYSDITVVAVTKTVEVARVREAIAAGITDFGENYVQEGRPKIQAIGRDRGRWHFIGHLQKNKVNSCLDYFDLVHSVDSLDLARRIASRAQQQNRTCPVLLELNLSGETTKFGVRPPDLIPLMEGIEQLDNIEVAGLMTIPPMRDDPDDSRPFFRRLRSLADDLDRRGYRRWNRRYLSMGMTHDFEAALMEGSNIIRIGRGIFGAR, encoded by the coding sequence GTGGCGCAGGTCGCATCGTCTCTGAACATCCAACATATTCGAGAAACAGGAGGTGATGGAGCCGTGCAGACCGCACAAGCTCCCTCGAGCATAGCCGCAAGCTATGAGCGCGTGACGACACGAATTCGCAGGACCTGCGACCGTCTCGGCATCCGTTACAGTGATATCACGGTGGTGGCGGTGACCAAGACCGTTGAGGTTGCGCGCGTGCGCGAGGCCATCGCAGCGGGGATCACTGATTTCGGTGAGAACTATGTTCAAGAGGGTCGTCCCAAGATTCAGGCCATCGGTCGAGATCGCGGACGCTGGCACTTCATCGGTCACCTGCAGAAGAACAAGGTGAACTCGTGCCTCGATTACTTCGATCTCGTGCACTCGGTCGACAGCCTCGACCTGGCGCGTCGCATCGCGTCTCGCGCGCAGCAGCAGAACCGTACCTGCCCGGTGCTGCTCGAGCTGAACCTGTCGGGAGAGACCACCAAGTTCGGGGTGCGGCCGCCTGACCTCATCCCCCTCATGGAGGGCATCGAGCAGCTCGACAACATCGAGGTTGCGGGGCTGATGACGATTCCCCCGATGCGCGATGATCCGGACGACTCGCGCCCCTTCTTCCGCCGTCTGCGCTCCCTGGCCGACGACCTCGATCGACGGGGATATCGCCGATGGAACCGCCGATACCTCTCGATGGGAATGACCCACGATTTCGAGGCGGCGCTCATGGAAGGGTCGAACATCATCCGCATCGGGCGCGGCATCTTCGGCGCGCGCTGA